The following are encoded together in the Echeneis naucrates chromosome 9, fEcheNa1.1, whole genome shotgun sequence genome:
- the ghra gene encoding growth hormone receptor a: protein MTASSLPSGLLLLFLISSLDWLSTSAFSSDPNPMTSSDSLEPHFTECISRDQETFRCWWSPGSFHNLSSPGALKVFYLRKVSPVSEWKECPEYIHSKRECFFDVNYTSVWVPYCIQLRGQNNITFDDACFTVENIVRPDPPVSLNWTLLNISPSGLSYDVMVNWEPPPTADVEAGWMRIVYEIQYRERNSTYWEALEVQPHTQKTIYGLHIGKEYEVHIRSRMQAFSKFGEFSDPIFIHVTELYSEETTFPLTFILVFGTLGILILLMLILIFQQQRFMMILLPPVPAPKIKGIDAELLKKGKLDELNLILSGGIGGLHTYAPDFYPDEPWVEFIEVDPEDSAAGEKEDHQGSDTQRLLGLPPPVSLNHHLNIGCSSTISFPDDDSGRASCYGPDVPNQDTLILMAALLPGQAEEEEATLDEVERAPSPEGGESHFVQSQTAGSHTWVNTDFYAQVSNVMPSGGVVLSPGQQLRIQESTLSAEKEMQRKGKEIGACEETGEKKQKGLQFQLLVVDPEGGSYTTESTARQISAAPNSPTPSEGYQTIPPQPADAKPAATAEDNQSPYILPDSPQAPFFAPVGDYTVVQEVDSQHSLLLNPPPNLSPHPCMPQQPLKALPATPVAYVTPDLLGNLSP from the exons ACTCGCTGGAGCCTCATTTCACAGAGTGCATATCGAGGGACCAGGAGACATTCCGCTGTTGGTGGAGTCCAGGCAGTTTCCACAACCTGTCCTCCCCCGGAGCACTCAAAGTCTTCTACCTTAGAAAAGT ATCTCCAGTCAGTGAATGGAAAGAGTGTCCAGAGTACATCCATTCTAAAAGGGAGTGCTTCTTTGATGTAAATTACACATCTGTTTGGGTCCCCTACTGCATCCAGCTCCGCGGCCAGAATAACATCACTTTCGACGACGCCTGCTTCACTGTGGAAAATATTG TACGTCCTGACCCACCAGTGTCTCTAAACTGGACCCTCCTGAACATAAGTCCCTCTGGCCTAAGTTATGATGTCATGGTCAACTGGGAGCCCCCACCCACTGCAGACGTTGAGGCGGGCTGGATGCGCATTGTGTACGAGATccaatacagagagagaaattcCACTTACTGGGAGGCA ttggAGGTCCAGCCACACACTCAGAAGACAATCTACGGCCTGCACATAGGAAAGGAGTATGAGGTGCACATCCGCAGCAGGATGCAGGCCTTCTCAAAGTTTGGAGAGTTCAGCGACCCCATCTTCATTCATGTGACTGAACTTTACAGCGAAG AGACCACTTTCCCACTCacatttattcttgtttttggGACTTTGGGCATCCTCATACTACTCATGCTGATTCTCATCTTTCAGCAGCAAAG ATTCATGATGATTCTGTTGCCGCCTGTTCCTGCACCAAAAATTAAAGGCATTGATGCAGAGCTGTTAAAG AAGGGGAAGCTGGATGAGCTGAATTTGATCTTGAGTGGAGGTATAGGCGGCCTGCACACATATGCACCAGATTTCTACCCAGACGAGCCGTGGGTGGAGTTCATTGAGGTGGATCCCGAAGATTCAGCCGCGGGGGAGAAGGAGGACCACCAGGGCTCAGACACCCAGAGGCTCCTCGGTCTGCCCCCACCCGTTAGCCTGAACCACCACCTGAACATAGGATGCTCCAGCACCATTAG CTTCCCTGATGATGATTCAGGCAGGGCCAGCTGCTACGGCCCGGATGTGCCCAACCAAGACACCCTAATCCTGATGGCCGCTCTTCTCCCAGGCCAGGCGGAGGAGGAAGAAGCCACCCTTGATGAAGTAGAAAGAGCCCCGTCCCCAGAGGGGGGCGAGAGCCACTTTGTCCAAAGCCAAACTGCAGGGTCCCATACTTGGGTCAACACAGACTTCTATGCCCAGGTCAGTAATGTTATGCCCTCTGGGGGTGTGGTTTTGTCTCCGGGCCAGCAACTCAGAATCCAGGAAAGCACTTTGTCCGCAGAGAAGGAAatgcaaaggaaaggaaaggagattGGAGCCTGCGAGGAGACTggggagaagaagcagaaagggTTGCAGTTTCAGCTGCTGGTAGTGGATCCGGAAGGAGGTAGCTACACAACAGAGAGCACCGCCCGGCAGATTAGCGCCGCTCCGAACTCCCCTACGCCCAGCGAGGGGTACCAAACAATTCCACCTCAGCCAGCGGACGCCAAACCTGCTGCCACGGCGGAGGATAATCAGTCGCCTTACATTCTTCCTGACTCTCCTCAGGCCCCGTTCTTCGCTCCTGTTGGAGACTACACAGTTGTACAGGAGGTGGACAGTCAGCATAGCCTACTCCTCAACCCCCCTCCCAACCTGTCCCCGCATCCCTGCATGCCACAGCAACCCCTCAAGGCCCTACCTGCTACGCCTGTGGCTTACGTTACGCCTGACTTGCTGGGGAATCTCTCGCCGTGA